One Ostrea edulis chromosome 2, xbOstEdul1.1, whole genome shotgun sequence genomic region harbors:
- the LOC125681931 gene encoding uncharacterized protein LOC125681931 — protein MTSVLLWTPLLIAVMISRIHGESKPCKGEWELIFHAPSGVRESVLETWKRKNTKCDIFSGNCPCSIYNGCLPNNIRLEKHTRYHRKILRSPNIDYWECYNIQKVRLELNTRGKTVAFIEFNGRGSNYMNWFHNSRILRTSWKDMHKRGKYNFFSIDRETRLSRKFFINKHYGGCNRDTGWFVVSDAKRPRPCKWEKGRSYPEFLYSKYGKATTWNKMKFAKADVLNIYVKRA, from the exons ATGACATCTGTGCTTCTTTGGACCCCTCTATTGATTGCAGTGATGATTTCCAGGATACATGGTGAATCCAAACCTTGCAAAG GGGAGTGGGAGCTCATCTTCCATGCACCAAGTGGTGTCAGGGAAAGCGTTCTGGAAACCTGGAAGAGGAAAAACACTAAATGTGACATATTCTCCGGAAACTGTCCATGCTCGATTTACAATGGTTGTCTACCGAATAACATCAGGCTGGAGAAACATACAAGATATCATAGAAAAATTCTGAGGAGTCCTAATATTGATTACTGGGAATGCTACAACATTCAAAAG GTCAGACTTGAGCTGAATACACGGGGTAAAACAGTGGCATTTATAGAATTTAATGGACGCGGCTCCAACTACATGAACTGGTTTCACAACAGCAGAATTCTCAGAACAAGTTGGAAAGACATGCATAAACGTGGAAAATACAATTTCTTCTCCATCGATAG GGAGACTCGCTTAAGTAGAAAATTCTTTATCAACAAGCATTATGGGGGCTGCAATCGCGATACTGGGTGGTTTGTTGTTTCGGATGCTAAAAGACCCAGACCTTGTAAATGGGAAAAAGGAAGGTCGTACCCTGAATTTTTATACAGCAAATATGGAAAGGCGACAACTTGGAATAAAATGA AGTTTGCAAAAGCAGATGTTCTCAATATCTACGTCAAAAGAGCATAA
- the LOC125679127 gene encoding uncharacterized protein LOC125679127, producing IFFFYYPPVSTRVPRCKESFISVGEWCFSFHLQGASFPKSQEICNEIGGEMVVLDSEEKENMLTEYMEAEGFTYKLAVQNREDLLKSHQRKTIADKHGERFCDFYKKYSEVKSTEELYTPNAKIPVTFNEYDRANLTTPLGFSVKLSSIPNAGLGAWATTGVPIYNVLGVYEGEEFFDDSEYLYGWTLNVDDEHAMTHFVDGASPAKSNWLRYLNCARNDKEEKVNVVLCDDLVFYMTSRDVAPNTELLMWYGTWYGKKFGIRRVHPEDDLDLDDAFYIRVSSLRQDFPGKYSFHDNSTATYTNWIPKKYNRLREREYWRDVEEPFGLLLSYLDGQWNWVPEKDYSYFTDKSVAMADFGGTWQDNGQNHGDQMDLCEELLEAIWFNKLDEVSKLIEDGADINKIRMVFQDEPISPLSLACKMGHVDIVKILTQRKADLNMSGHDGKTAMHYTCEGDERRDEKREHLLEILGFLIKNGANMEAMNNMGCTPLFSACEADDVDMVKLLVQSCCEVSVQSVNGDSPMKVACRNAKFWTYWHSREMSMSSAQSNPNNFPPVQITKVLLHANADISEATLLPTAVQFGDLKLVKELIDLGMDINMLDDNMCTPLGSACTCVNVKTEVVKLLLDCGADINRGGGWRKQKPIIFAYVHNSVDKIKLLLSYGATLTREEMTNLVSLSFSKSILENPEVITPWSKELMSWNLLLAAGFIPIDNDPVLANKLDQLRLCSSFDKISPWIWDMIFPMSSLKGLCRIAIRNSLRTAVKDVAIDQLPLPTEIKKYLQFYEFYLPEKASSSDSYGSRSPNKPPST from the exons attttttttttttactatccGCCAGTTTCTACAAGGGTTCCGAGATGTAAGGAAAGTTTTATAAGCGTCGGGGAATGGTGTTTCTCGTTCCATCTTCAAGGTGCCTCTTTTCCAAAATCTCAAGAGATTTGTAACGAGATTGGAGGAGAAATGGTAGTTTTAGATTCCGAGGAAAAAGAAAACATGCTTACTGAGTATATGGAAG CTGAAGGTTTCACATACAAGCTGGCGGTACAAAATCGAGAG GACCTGTTGAAATCACACCAAAGGAAGACAATCGCAGATAAACATGGTGAAAGAT TTTGTGACTTTTACAAGAAATATAGCGAGGTGAAATCAACAGAGGAATTATATACTCCCAATGCAAAG ATTCCCGTGACCTTTAATGAATACGACCGGGCCAACTTAACAACACCCCTCGGTTTCTCTGTCAAGCTATCTTCTATCCCCAATGCAGGACTAGGAGCATGGGCGACAACTGGTGTCCCTATTTATAACGTTCTGGGTGTTTATGAAGGAGAAGAATTCTTTGACGATAGCGAATATTTGTATGGATGGACA CTGAACGTTGACGATGAACATGCGATGACACATTTTGTGGATGGTGCCTCCCCGGCCAAAAGTAACTGGTTGCGATATTTAAACTGTGCCAGGAATGACAAGGAGGAAAAGGTTAATGTTGTACTGTGTGATGATTTAGTATTTTACATGACGTCAAGAGATGTGGCGCCAAATACAGAGTTACTCATGTGGTACGGCACATGGTATGGCAAGAAATTTGGAATCAGAAGGGTGCACCCAG aAGATGATCTTGATCTTGATGATGCTTTCTATATTCGTGTAAGCAGCTTAAGACAAGATTTCCCTGGTAAATATAGTTTCCATGACAATTCTACTGCAACATACACCAACTGGATTCCAAAGAAATATAACAGACTTCGAGAACGAGAATATTGGCGAGACGTTGAGGAACCTTTTGGATTATTACTTTCGTATTTAGACGGACAATGGAACTGGGTTCCCGAAAAAGATTATTCGTACTTCACTG ATAAATCGGTTGCCATGGCAGATTTTGGTGGGACATGGCAGGACAATGGTCAAAATCATGGTGACCAGATGGATTTGTGTGAAGAGCTTTTGGAGGCCATTTGGTTCAACAAACTTGATGAAGTCTCAAAACTGATTGAAGATGGTGCTGATATTAATAAGATAAGAATGGTTTTTCAAGATGAACCTATTTCTCCCTTAAGCTTAGCATGTAAAATGGGACATGTAGATATTGTGAAAATCCTCACTCAAAGGAAAGCTGATTTGAATATGTCAGGCCATGATGGGAAGACTGCCATGCACTATACATGTGAAGGAGATGAGCGAAGGGATGAAAAGAGGGAGCATTTATTGGAGATTTTGGGCTTTCTGATTAAAAATGGTGCTAATATGGAGGCCATGAACAATATGGGATGTACTCCACTGTTTTCTGCTTGTGAGGCGGATGATGTGGATATGGTGAAACTCTTGGTTCAGTCCTGCTGTGAAGTGAGTGTACAATCAGTGAATGGGGATTCCCCCATGAAAGTTGCATGCAGGAATGCCAAGTTCTGGACTTACTGGCACAGTAGGGAAATGTCAATGAGCAGTGCACAAAGTAACCCAAATAATTTTCCACCAGTTCAGATTACCAAGGTATTACTGCATGCTAATGCAGATATCTCAGAAGCCACCCTTCTTCCCACTGCTGTGCAGTTTGGTGACCTAAAACTTGTCAAAGAACTAATTGATCTAGGTATGGATATTAATATGCTGGATGACAATATGTGTACGCCCCTTGGTTCAGCATGTACATGTGTGAATGTGAAAACAGAGGTAGTAAAATTGCTTCTTGATTGTGGTGCTGACATCAATAGAGGAGGTGGATGGAGGAAGCAAAAACCAATTATCTTTGCCTATGTCCATAACTCTGTGGATAAAATCAAACTTTTGCTGTCTTACGGAGCCACATTAACAAGGGAAGAAATGACAAATTTAGTGTCACTctcattttcaaaatcaattctGGAAAATCCTGAAGTCATAACCCCATGGAGCAAAGAGCTTATGTCATGGAACTTGTTACTGGCGGCAGGATTCATTCCTATCGATAATGATCCAGTTCTTGCCAATAAACTGGACCAACTACGCCTGTGCAGCAGTTTTGATAAAATTAGTCCATGGATATGGGATATGATATTTCCTATGAGTTCATTAAAAGGTTTGTGTCGTATTGCAATCAGAAACAGTTTGAGGACCGCTGTGAAGGATGTTGCCATTGATCAACTTCCGTTGCCTACAGAAATAAAGAAGTATCTgcaattttatgaattttacttGCCAGAGAAAGCTTCCTCCAGTGATTCCTATGGCTCCAGGTCTCCTAACAAACCACCTTCtacataa
- the LOC125679122 gene encoding neuropilin-2-like isoform X1 produces MRKRGLQIPAFLLNFMVITAGSAVHRTLTATGSSAYFSSPGYPNEYPSNLTLQTTILAATQTDVIHINFLDCDIEYARVKVPYCQIDQIMVYDGVSTNDSVLYQGCCLNDVTKLRSSGSSLLLRFISDSTVSGRGFYVQFYTNGTDTRSDNDLSSGSAIVIVIVLIVVFLASVGVILPLLYYKHKYPKFKVSHKILPKTSDNVKNTGPEVNLQKQPVAVASGSKSPNLLKSSSPGTSTPDSSINGRVPKQNLM; encoded by the exons ATGAGGAAACG GGGCCTCCAGATCCCTGCTTTTTTGTTGAACTTCATGGTTATAACAG CAGGCAGTGCAGTACACCGCACACTGACAGCAACGGGATCATCTGCCTACTTCTCCTCACCAGGGTACCCCAATGAATATCCAAG cAATTTAACACTGCAAACCACCATACTGGCTGCCACCCAGACAGACGTCATCCACATCAACTTCCTGGATTGTGACATTGAGTATGCGAGAGTAAAAGTGCCATACTGTCAGATCGACCAAATAATGGTTTATGACG GGGTTTCCACGAATGACTCAGTTTTGTACCAGGGGTGCTGTTTGAATGACGTTACAAAACTACGTAGTTCCGGGTCATCCCTTTTACTACGATTTATCTCCGATTCCACAGTGTCTGGAAGAGGGTTTTACGTCCAGTTCTACACGAACGGCACGGATACTA GAAGCGACAATGATTTATCGTCCGGAAGTGCAATTGTTATCGTCATAGTTCTGATTGTCGTGTTTCTTGCAAGTGTCGGTGTTATTTTACCATTACTATACTACAAGCACAAATATCCAAAATTCAAAGTCTCCCACAAAATTCTACCGAAAACATCGGACAATGTGAAGAACACGGGACCGGAAGTTAACTTGCAAAAACAACCGGTTGCGGTTGCCTCAGGATCCAAATCTCCCAATCTTCTGAAATCCTCAAGTCCTGGGACATCAACTCCAGACTCCAGCATTAACGGAAGGGTGCCAAAACAAAATCTCATGTAG
- the LOC125679122 gene encoding neuropilin-2-like isoform X2, which produces MRKRGLQIPAFLLNFMVITGSAVHRTLTATGSSAYFSSPGYPNEYPSNLTLQTTILAATQTDVIHINFLDCDIEYARVKVPYCQIDQIMVYDGVSTNDSVLYQGCCLNDVTKLRSSGSSLLLRFISDSTVSGRGFYVQFYTNGTDTRSDNDLSSGSAIVIVIVLIVVFLASVGVILPLLYYKHKYPKFKVSHKILPKTSDNVKNTGPEVNLQKQPVAVASGSKSPNLLKSSSPGTSTPDSSINGRVPKQNLM; this is translated from the exons ATGAGGAAACG GGGCCTCCAGATCCCTGCTTTTTTGTTGAACTTCATGGTTATAACAG GCAGTGCAGTACACCGCACACTGACAGCAACGGGATCATCTGCCTACTTCTCCTCACCAGGGTACCCCAATGAATATCCAAG cAATTTAACACTGCAAACCACCATACTGGCTGCCACCCAGACAGACGTCATCCACATCAACTTCCTGGATTGTGACATTGAGTATGCGAGAGTAAAAGTGCCATACTGTCAGATCGACCAAATAATGGTTTATGACG GGGTTTCCACGAATGACTCAGTTTTGTACCAGGGGTGCTGTTTGAATGACGTTACAAAACTACGTAGTTCCGGGTCATCCCTTTTACTACGATTTATCTCCGATTCCACAGTGTCTGGAAGAGGGTTTTACGTCCAGTTCTACACGAACGGCACGGATACTA GAAGCGACAATGATTTATCGTCCGGAAGTGCAATTGTTATCGTCATAGTTCTGATTGTCGTGTTTCTTGCAAGTGTCGGTGTTATTTTACCATTACTATACTACAAGCACAAATATCCAAAATTCAAAGTCTCCCACAAAATTCTACCGAAAACATCGGACAATGTGAAGAACACGGGACCGGAAGTTAACTTGCAAAAACAACCGGTTGCGGTTGCCTCAGGATCCAAATCTCCCAATCTTCTGAAATCCTCAAGTCCTGGGACATCAACTCCAGACTCCAGCATTAACGGAAGGGTGCCAAAACAAAATCTCATGTAG